From the Heptranchias perlo isolate sHepPer1 unplaced genomic scaffold, sHepPer1.hap1 HAP1_SCAFFOLD_60, whole genome shotgun sequence genome, the window cgagttgatgtgtcagaaggctggatgaatgagtgaatcccttcccacacacggagcaggcgaacggcctctcgccagtgtgaattcgctgctgtctcagccggtgggatgatcgagtgaatcccttcccacacacggagaaggtgaacggcctctccccagtgtgtactcgctggtgtatcagtaggctcgatgactgagtgaatctcttcccacaaacggaacaggtgaacggcctctccccagtgtgagtgcgttggtgtgtcagcagatcactttttcttttaaagctcttctcacagacagaacatttgaaaagtctcttatcagtgtgaacaagctgatgttcaataaggctgcatgacagagtgaatcccttcccacacacggagcaggtgaacggcctctctccagtgtgaactcgctggtgcgtcagcaggttggaagactgagtgaatcccttcccacactcagtgcaggtgaacggcctctccccagtgtgtctgcgtcgatgagtttctagctgggacgggtaattgaatcccttcccacagtccccacatttccacggtttctccatcctacgggtgtccttgtgtctctccaggttggacgatcagttgaagcctcgtccacacacagaacacgtgtacggtttctccccgctgtgaatggtgcgatgtttttttcaGGTTGTGGAACTGGTTGAAGCTCTTTCCGCATTCAGTACactggagtttacaaaagtcctcactgtgaatacagaatagaaattcagaacaggcaattctagtttctatggaacattcttcctgctcattcccccagactgtaaatcccagtctcacacactcaccctcctccctctgctgaaacccaaacccatcgcaccatctgCAACATTTGGGTTGGGTTGGAGGCCTTGAATCTGAGTTGGGAAATA encodes:
- the LOC137316782 gene encoding zinc finger protein 16-like translates to MEKPWKCGDCGKGFNYPSQLETHRRRHTGERPFTCTECGKGFTQSSNLLTHQRVHTGERPFTCSVCGKGFTLSCSLIEHQLVHTDKRLFKCSVCEKSFKRKSDLLTHQRTHTGERPFTCSVCGKRFTQSSSLLIHQRVHTGERPFTFSVCGKGFTRSSHRLRQQRIHTGERPFACSVCGKGFTHSSSLLTHQLVHTDKRPFKCSDCEKSFQRKKDLLTHQHTYTGERPFTCTECGKRFSQSSNLQTHQHIHNGERLFTCSVCGKRFTRSSYLIEHQHVHTDKRPFQCSDCGKNFKRTRDLLRHQRIHTGERPFTCSVCGKGFTLSSSLLIHQRVHI